The proteins below come from a single Paraburkholderia flagellata genomic window:
- a CDS encoding glycoside hydrolase family 31 protein, whose product MTTLLHPPRFALAKHDGHHLRLESAQGATIDVFVLEEDIVRVRVLPNGRAHGPRTWAIAPGLDDVPYEGRDRLDTTGFALPSFGLLSNPDEIRVETSQIRLTIALAGGRCTWEIRRDDGWHCVLQDRATQAYNFGWWDERAYHYVRRQPGEMYLGLGERAGSLDRANLSYRMINVDAMGYSAKTTDPLYKHIPFYLTWQRDTRLGFGLFYDTLADCSFDMGRELDNYHGPYRHFVADHGDLDYYFIASPHTPLAAVRRFTWLTGRPALMPKWGLGYSGSTMSYTDAPDAQRRMGEFLERCREHDILCDSFHLSSGYTSIGAKRYVFNWNHEKFPDIARFVQDYLENGVKLCANIKPCLLRDHPEFEQTARDGLLIEDRNGEPAWVQFWDDVGAYIDFTNPDAALWWKDHVKDALLRHGIAATWNDNNEFEIWSPHAMAHGFGTPWPAREAKVLQTLLMMRASRDAQREHAPDKRPFLVSRSGGVGMHRYVQTWSGDNSTSWETLRFNLKMGLGLALSGVSNIGHDIGGFSGPAPEPELFIRWIQFGVWMPRFSIHSWNDDGTVNEPWMYPSLTPQVSALLKLRYRLLPYLYQLLWDSTMHYEPVLRPTFAEFPDDARCYAESDDMMVGASLLAAPVVEPGQTEREVWLPTGARWTCYWSGEQFEGGQSVTLPAPWDRPVMLVREGSVIALNVAVQQFGHRGDQRAFIVVPFADGERVCRRYVEDDGETEAWRHGAFGKWTVCAQGDASTLTLAVEATGPMPRTPASAEILLPASEARGVAVAAGRIVKDERMGGWRRIVIELG is encoded by the coding sequence ATGACGACGCTCCTCCATCCCCCCAGGTTCGCGCTCGCGAAGCACGACGGCCACCACCTGCGCCTCGAAAGCGCGCAGGGCGCGACGATCGACGTGTTCGTGCTCGAAGAAGACATCGTACGCGTACGCGTGTTGCCAAACGGCCGTGCGCATGGGCCACGCACATGGGCCATTGCACCAGGGCTCGACGACGTTCCGTACGAAGGCCGTGACCGGCTCGATACAACCGGCTTCGCGTTGCCTTCGTTCGGCCTCCTTTCGAATCCGGACGAGATCCGCGTCGAGACCTCGCAGATCCGGCTCACCATCGCGCTGGCCGGTGGCCGCTGTACGTGGGAGATCCGTCGCGACGATGGCTGGCACTGCGTCTTGCAAGACCGCGCAACGCAGGCCTACAACTTCGGCTGGTGGGACGAACGCGCCTACCATTACGTGCGCCGCCAGCCCGGCGAGATGTATCTGGGCCTCGGCGAACGCGCCGGATCGCTCGACCGTGCGAACCTGAGCTACCGCATGATCAATGTCGACGCGATGGGCTACAGCGCGAAAACGACCGACCCGCTCTACAAGCACATCCCGTTCTACTTGACCTGGCAGCGCGATACGCGGCTCGGTTTCGGCCTCTTTTACGACACGCTCGCGGACTGCAGCTTCGACATGGGCCGCGAACTGGACAACTATCACGGCCCTTACCGTCACTTCGTCGCCGACCACGGCGATCTCGACTACTACTTCATCGCCTCGCCGCACACGCCGCTTGCTGCCGTGCGGCGCTTCACGTGGCTCACGGGACGTCCGGCGCTCATGCCGAAGTGGGGCCTCGGCTACTCCGGCTCGACCATGAGCTACACCGATGCGCCCGACGCGCAGCGCCGCATGGGCGAATTCCTCGAGCGTTGCCGCGAGCACGATATTCTTTGTGATTCATTTCATCTGTCGTCGGGCTATACGTCGATCGGCGCGAAGCGCTATGTGTTCAACTGGAATCACGAGAAGTTTCCCGACATCGCACGCTTCGTTCAGGATTACCTGGAAAATGGCGTCAAGCTATGCGCGAACATCAAGCCGTGCTTGCTGCGCGATCATCCGGAGTTCGAACAAACCGCGCGCGACGGCTTGCTGATCGAGGACCGCAACGGCGAACCGGCGTGGGTGCAGTTTTGGGACGACGTAGGCGCGTATATCGACTTCACGAACCCCGACGCCGCGCTCTGGTGGAAGGACCACGTGAAAGACGCGCTGTTGCGTCATGGCATCGCCGCCACCTGGAACGACAACAACGAGTTCGAGATCTGGTCGCCCCACGCCATGGCCCACGGCTTCGGCACGCCGTGGCCCGCGCGTGAAGCGAAGGTCCTGCAAACGCTGCTGATGATGCGCGCCTCGCGCGACGCGCAGCGCGAGCACGCCCCCGACAAGCGCCCCTTCCTCGTTTCGCGCTCGGGCGGCGTGGGCATGCATCGCTACGTGCAGACCTGGTCGGGCGACAACTCCACCTCGTGGGAAACGCTGCGCTTCAACCTGAAAATGGGCCTGGGGCTGGCGCTTTCGGGCGTATCGAACATCGGCCACGATATCGGCGGCTTTTCGGGGCCCGCGCCCGAGCCGGAACTGTTCATCCGCTGGATACAGTTCGGCGTGTGGATGCCGCGCTTTTCCATTCACTCATGGAACGACGACGGCACGGTCAACGAGCCGTGGATGTACCCGTCGCTTACGCCCCAGGTTTCGGCGCTGCTCAAACTGCGCTACCGGCTGCTGCCTTATCTGTATCAGTTGCTCTGGGACTCGACGATGCACTACGAGCCTGTGCTGCGCCCGACCTTCGCCGAGTTTCCCGACGACGCGCGCTGCTACGCCGAATCGGACGACATGATGGTCGGCGCTTCGCTGCTCGCGGCGCCCGTGGTCGAGCCGGGGCAAACAGAGCGCGAAGTATGGCTCCCAACCGGTGCGCGCTGGACCTGCTACTGGAGCGGCGAACAGTTCGAGGGCGGACAGAGCGTAACGCTGCCCGCGCCGTGGGACCGGCCCGTCATGCTGGTGCGCGAAGGCAGCGTGATTGCGCTTAACGTCGCCGTGCAGCAGTTCGGGCATCGCGGCGACCAGCGCGCCTTCATCGTGGTGCCTTTCGCGGACGGCGAACGCGTTTGCCGCCGCTATGTAGAGGACGACGGCGAAACCGAGGCGTGGCGGCATGGGGCGTTCGGCAAGTGGACCGTCTGTGCGCAGGGCGACGCGAGCACCCTCACGCTCGCCGTCGAAGCGACCGGGCCGATGCCTCGTACGCCTGCTTCCGCGGAAATCCTGTTGCCCGCAAGCGAAGCGCGCGGCGTGGCTGTTGCCGCGGGGCGCATCGTCAAGGACGAACGCATGGGCGGCTGGCGCCGCATCGTCATCGAACTCGGTTGA
- a CDS encoding sugar ABC transporter substrate-binding protein codes for MRRLVQRAVRVIAAMALVAISAGALAANGKFVVISHAPDADPFWNVVKNGIADAQKDFGVTVDYRNPPNGDLSDMVRLLEQAAAHNYDGVATTIADFDVVQSRVKTIVSKGIPVITFNSGTSQQNAALGALLHIGQPEYEAGKEAGLRARAAGIKSFLCVNNNVTNPLSFERCRGFAEAIGANAKESMLDSGNDPTEVENKVFAALRQRPDTQAVLALGPTSAVPAMRAIAKLGLTNKIFFATFDLTPEVDKGIEAGTVAFAIDQQPYLQGYIPVALLAIMKQDKSHDIHRAVAALQTNAQFQQRIKMYGLTPRFTPDGVDTGPGFVTRSNVALVEKYAGQYR; via the coding sequence ATGAGACGACTGGTACAGCGAGCGGTGCGCGTGATCGCCGCAATGGCGCTCGTGGCAATCAGTGCTGGCGCACTGGCGGCGAACGGCAAATTCGTGGTGATATCGCACGCACCCGACGCGGATCCGTTCTGGAACGTCGTGAAAAACGGCATCGCCGACGCCCAGAAGGACTTCGGCGTCACGGTCGACTATCGCAATCCGCCGAACGGCGACCTCTCCGACATGGTGCGCCTGCTCGAGCAGGCCGCCGCCCACAACTACGATGGCGTGGCAACCACGATCGCCGACTTCGATGTGGTTCAGAGCCGCGTCAAAACCATCGTGAGCAAGGGCATTCCCGTCATCACATTCAACTCGGGAACCTCGCAGCAAAACGCCGCGCTCGGCGCGCTGCTGCACATCGGCCAGCCTGAATACGAAGCGGGCAAGGAAGCAGGCTTGCGCGCACGCGCCGCCGGCATCAAGTCGTTCCTGTGCGTGAACAATAACGTGACCAATCCTCTTTCGTTCGAGCGCTGCCGCGGGTTTGCCGAGGCGATCGGCGCCAACGCGAAGGAATCGATGCTCGACTCCGGCAACGACCCGACCGAGGTCGAGAACAAGGTCTTCGCCGCGTTGCGCCAGCGTCCGGACACGCAGGCCGTGCTCGCGCTCGGGCCCACTTCGGCGGTGCCCGCCATGCGCGCGATCGCCAAGCTCGGGCTCACGAACAAGATCTTCTTCGCGACGTTCGACCTGACGCCCGAGGTCGACAAGGGGATCGAGGCGGGCACGGTCGCCTTCGCGATCGATCAACAGCCCTATCTGCAAGGCTATATTCCGGTCGCGCTACTGGCGATCATGAAGCAGGACAAGTCGCATGACATCCACCGGGCCGTCGCGGCCTTGCAGACCAACGCGCAATTTCAGCAGCGCATCAAGATGTACGGCCTGACCCCGCGCTTTACACCCGATGGTGTCGATACAGGGCCCGGCTTCGTCACGCGCAGCAACGTGGCGCTCGTCGAAAAATACGCTGGCCAGTACCGCTGA
- a CDS encoding HAD family hydrolase produces MSPIPFDAILFDCDGVLVDSERITHVVLTQMLGELGWTLSVDEAMRIFVGKAVKDEAARIEAHTGFAITDGWLEGFRARRNEALERDLVEIPGAPAAVRAVHAAMNGRIAVASGADRRKVELQLRKVNLLDCFEGHIYSGHETPRSKPHPDVYLAAAAGLGVDTGRCAVIEDTVTGARAGLAAGATVFGYSPPEPGHSSAQALLEAGVAHVFTDMVQLPALLAGWSNR; encoded by the coding sequence ATGTCCCCCATCCCTTTCGACGCCATCCTCTTCGACTGTGACGGCGTTCTCGTCGACTCAGAACGCATTACGCACGTCGTACTCACGCAGATGCTGGGCGAACTCGGCTGGACGCTCTCAGTGGACGAAGCCATGCGCATCTTCGTCGGCAAGGCCGTGAAAGACGAGGCCGCGCGCATCGAGGCGCATACGGGCTTCGCGATTACGGATGGCTGGCTCGAAGGCTTTCGCGCGCGCCGCAACGAAGCGCTCGAGCGCGATCTCGTCGAGATTCCCGGCGCGCCCGCAGCCGTACGCGCGGTGCATGCAGCGATGAATGGGCGCATCGCCGTCGCCTCGGGTGCGGACCGGCGCAAGGTCGAGCTGCAACTGCGCAAGGTGAACCTGCTCGACTGCTTCGAAGGACATATCTACAGCGGCCACGAAACGCCGCGCAGCAAGCCGCATCCCGATGTCTATCTCGCGGCGGCGGCTGGTCTTGGCGTGGACACCGGGCGCTGCGCCGTGATCGAGGACACGGTCACGGGTGCGCGCGCCGGGCTCGCCGCGGGCGCCACCGTGTTCGGCTACAGCCCGCCCGAGCCCGGCCACAGCAGCGCCCAGGCGCTGCTCGAAGCGGGCGTTGCGCACGTATTCACCGACATGGTGCAGCTTCCCGCCCTGCTTGCGGGCTGGTCAAATCGTTAA
- a CDS encoding MarR family winged helix-turn-helix transcriptional regulator: MSNLHTLRLAVSSTLVVAARKWRRTTHGALTAYNVSEACAAPLLTAGRLGEAVRQVTLAEHVGIEGPSLVRLLDQLCAAGLVRRDEDPDDRRAKTISLTSEGRAVTERMEDELRSLRARVLKGVSRADLEATLRVLNAFNAVPPADQADRALHD; the protein is encoded by the coding sequence ATGTCGAATCTTCATACTTTACGCCTTGCGGTTAGCAGCACGCTCGTTGTGGCGGCCCGCAAATGGCGCCGCACCACCCACGGCGCCCTCACCGCATACAACGTCTCCGAAGCGTGCGCCGCGCCGCTTCTCACCGCCGGGCGCCTTGGGGAAGCCGTGCGCCAGGTGACGCTCGCGGAGCACGTCGGCATTGAAGGCCCATCGCTCGTGCGCCTGCTCGACCAGCTCTGCGCCGCGGGCCTCGTGCGCCGCGACGAGGACCCCGACGACCGCCGCGCAAAAACGATCTCGCTGACGAGCGAAGGCCGCGCCGTGACCGAGCGCATGGAGGACGAACTGCGCTCCCTGCGTGCACGTGTGCTCAAGGGCGTGAGCCGCGCCGACCTCGAAGCGACGCTGCGCGTGCTCAACGCGTTCAATGCCGTGCCCCCCGCAGACCAGGCTGACCGGGCCTTACACGACTGA
- a CDS encoding FUSC family protein, with amino-acid sequence MTYPSIRDWLFSVKTFAASMLALYIALVFQLPRPYWAMASVYIVSNPFVGATRSKALYRALGTALGAAAAILLVPPFVETPLLFSVIVATWTGTLLYLAISDRTARSYVFMLAGYTMPLIALPTVTDPTTIFDVAIARTQEITLGIICASVVGSNILPSRLAPTLIERADAWFRDAAWYGSETLSGHIVGNALSACRQRMAATVNQLEFLLSQLSYDHTHPEILARAESMRGRMLLFLPMISALADPLIALRRDLHVWPEGLDSLLDDAARWFGEPLPTRAADMHDDAGDPTAESLRKRIAALQPARDALASWQGALLSNALWRLGQVIDVWQDCRALRALIAHEAGSTWRPRYRHWRLGGTERFYDRGLMVFSCLVPVSAILVACWLWVSSGWHDGAGAVTLAAVACCFFAASDEPAPLVFRFFLATAASVVFAGLYLFVVLPKVHDFAMLVLLFAGPFILIGTLIPRPAFNMVTMLVAVNTATFISVQSAYEADFLVFLNSNIAGVAGLLFAYLWTRATRPFGAELAARRLLRSSWSDVALSASHTAIADQRNLTSRMLDRLMQLIPRLAASDDHRHPSVESFRDLRIALTALDLRRSLRKLDADVTDAIDRVLAGVSDHYARCARERERQIAPPALMAHIDDAMRRVAAHARAQLPPATVADADAQSAPRALVSQRSLSNTLHALVGMRLALYPASSAQSPSNPDATV; translated from the coding sequence ATGACCTACCCCTCCATCCGCGACTGGCTCTTTTCGGTCAAGACCTTCGCCGCGTCGATGCTTGCGCTCTACATCGCGCTCGTATTCCAGTTGCCGCGTCCCTACTGGGCGATGGCGAGCGTGTACATCGTCTCGAACCCCTTCGTGGGCGCCACGCGCTCGAAGGCGCTTTATCGCGCGCTCGGCACGGCGCTCGGCGCGGCCGCGGCGATCCTGCTCGTGCCGCCTTTCGTCGAAACGCCGCTGCTTTTCAGCGTGATCGTCGCCACGTGGACCGGCACACTGCTTTATCTGGCGATCTCGGACCGTACCGCGCGCAGTTATGTGTTCATGCTCGCGGGCTACACCATGCCGCTCATCGCGCTGCCCACCGTGACCGATCCCACCACGATCTTCGACGTGGCCATCGCGCGTACGCAGGAAATCACGCTCGGCATCATTTGCGCGAGCGTGGTGGGCAGCAACATTCTGCCGAGCCGCCTCGCGCCCACGCTGATCGAACGCGCCGACGCGTGGTTCCGCGACGCCGCCTGGTACGGCAGCGAAACGCTCTCGGGCCATATCGTGGGCAACGCGCTTTCGGCCTGCCGCCAGCGCATGGCGGCCACGGTGAACCAGCTCGAATTCCTGCTGAGCCAGTTGAGCTACGACCACACGCACCCGGAAATCCTCGCGCGCGCCGAATCGATGCGCGGACGCATGCTGCTCTTTCTGCCGATGATTTCCGCGCTCGCCGACCCGCTCATCGCGCTGCGCCGCGATCTGCATGTGTGGCCCGAAGGCCTCGACAGTCTGCTCGACGATGCGGCCCGCTGGTTCGGCGAGCCGCTGCCCACGCGCGCCGCCGACATGCACGACGACGCGGGCGACCCGACCGCGGAAAGTCTGCGCAAACGCATCGCCGCGCTGCAGCCCGCGCGCGACGCGCTCGCGAGCTGGCAAGGCGCGCTGCTCTCCAATGCGCTCTGGCGCCTCGGCCAGGTGATCGACGTCTGGCAGGACTGCCGCGCGCTGCGCGCGCTCATCGCACACGAAGCGGGCAGCACATGGCGGCCGCGCTATCGGCACTGGCGGCTTGGCGGCACTGAGCGCTTCTACGATCGCGGCCTGATGGTGTTCTCGTGCCTCGTGCCCGTGAGCGCGATCCTCGTGGCCTGCTGGCTGTGGGTGAGTTCGGGCTGGCACGACGGCGCGGGCGCGGTGACGCTCGCAGCCGTGGCCTGCTGCTTCTTCGCGGCGTCCGACGAGCCCGCGCCGCTCGTGTTCCGCTTCTTCCTCGCCACGGCGGCAAGCGTGGTGTTCGCGGGCCTGTACCTGTTCGTCGTGCTGCCCAAGGTGCACGACTTCGCCATGCTCGTGCTGCTGTTCGCGGGGCCGTTCATCCTGATCGGCACGCTGATTCCGCGCCCCGCTTTCAATATGGTGACGATGCTCGTGGCCGTGAACACGGCGACCTTCATCAGCGTGCAGAGCGCCTACGAGGCCGACTTCCTCGTGTTCCTCAACAGCAATATCGCCGGCGTGGCGGGCCTGCTGTTCGCGTACCTGTGGACACGCGCCACGCGCCCGTTCGGCGCCGAACTTGCGGCGCGGCGCCTGCTGCGCTCGAGCTGGAGCGACGTCGCGCTCTCGGCCTCGCACACGGCCATCGCGGACCAGCGCAACCTCACCTCGCGCATGCTCGACCGGCTCATGCAGCTCATTCCGCGTCTCGCGGCCTCCGACGACCATCGCCATCCGTCGGTCGAGAGCTTTCGCGATCTGCGCATCGCGCTCACCGCGCTCGATTTGCGCCGCTCGCTGCGCAAGCTCGACGCCGACGTGACCGATGCGATCGACCGCGTGCTCGCGGGCGTGAGCGACCACTACGCACGTTGCGCGCGCGAGCGCGAGCGTCAGATCGCGCCGCCCGCACTGATGGCGCACATCGACGACGCCATGCGCCGCGTCGCGGCCCACGCCCGCGCGCAACTGCCGCCCGCCACCGTGGCCGACGCGGATGCCCAGAGCGCGCCGCGCGCGCTCGTCTCGCAGCGCTCGTTGAGCAACACGCTGCACGCGCTCGTGGGCATGCGGCTCGCGCTCTACCCGGCTTCGTCGGCGCAGTCGCCTTCCAACCCGGACGCCACGGTATGA
- a CDS encoding DUF1656 domain-containing protein yields MIGEIDIFGVFVPAVLVLMLIAYLINVVIGKVLTRVGFYRLVWHRSIFDLGIYVFVLAAVVIVSHRFVK; encoded by the coding sequence ATGATCGGCGAAATCGATATCTTTGGCGTGTTCGTGCCCGCCGTGCTTGTGTTGATGCTGATCGCGTACCTCATCAATGTCGTGATCGGCAAGGTGCTCACGCGCGTCGGCTTTTACCGGCTCGTGTGGCATCGTTCCATTTTCGATCTTGGCATTTATGTCTTTGTGCTGGCTGCTGTCGTCATCGTGTCGCATCGCTTCGTGAAATAA
- a CDS encoding efflux RND transporter periplasmic adaptor subunit — protein MKKTWFSAGQILLTLIVVVVAALVLWRIVNYYMFSPWTRDGRVRADVIQVAPDVGGLITGVDVVDNQQVKQGQVLFVIDQARYALALRLAQATLEQRKATLAQAKREYARNIALGNLVAAETLEESRTRVDQGEAAAADAQVQVDTARLNLQRTTIVSPVDGYLNDRAPRVGEYVTAGRAVVAVVDMHSFRVDGYFEETRLHGIQIGQPVEITVMGEARPLRGHVQSIVAAIEDRDRQAAPNLLPNVNPAFSWVRLAQRIPVRVALDEVPADFRMIAGRTATVAVRTEANNDRKAAGAKNASGAVASQPAMGASAAAASQPAPQPASRAAGASQ, from the coding sequence GTGAAAAAAACCTGGTTCTCCGCAGGACAGATCCTGCTGACGCTCATCGTCGTCGTGGTCGCCGCCCTCGTGCTGTGGCGCATCGTCAACTACTACATGTTCTCGCCGTGGACACGCGACGGCCGCGTGCGCGCCGACGTGATCCAGGTCGCGCCCGACGTAGGCGGCCTCATCACCGGCGTCGACGTCGTCGACAACCAGCAGGTCAAGCAAGGCCAGGTGCTGTTCGTGATCGACCAGGCGCGCTACGCGCTCGCGCTGCGTCTCGCCCAGGCCACGCTCGAGCAGCGCAAGGCCACGCTCGCGCAGGCAAAGCGCGAATACGCGCGCAACATTGCGCTCGGCAATCTCGTGGCGGCGGAAACGCTCGAGGAAAGCCGCACGCGTGTCGATCAGGGCGAAGCCGCGGCGGCCGACGCTCAGGTCCAGGTCGACACCGCCAGGCTCAATCTTCAGCGCACGACGATCGTGAGCCCCGTGGACGGCTATTTGAACGACCGCGCGCCGCGTGTTGGCGAGTACGTCACGGCAGGCCGCGCGGTGGTCGCCGTCGTGGACATGCATTCGTTCCGCGTGGATGGCTACTTCGAGGAAACGCGCCTGCACGGCATCCAGATCGGTCAACCCGTCGAGATCACGGTGATGGGCGAGGCGCGCCCGCTACGCGGTCATGTGCAAAGCATCGTCGCGGCGATCGAGGACCGCGACCGCCAGGCGGCGCCGAACCTGCTGCCCAACGTGAATCCGGCGTTCAGCTGGGTGCGTCTTGCGCAGCGCATTCCGGTGCGCGTGGCGCTCGACGAAGTGCCCGCCGATTTCCGCATGATCGCGGGCCGCACGGCAACGGTGGCCGTGCGCACGGAGGCGAACAACGACCGCAAGGCCGCAGGCGCGAAGAACGCGAGCGGCGCCGTCGCCTCGCAGCCCGCCATGGGTGCGAGCGCTGCTGCCGCTTCACAGCCCGCTCCACAGCCCGCTTCACGGGCCGCCGGAGCTTCGCAATGA
- a CDS encoding efflux transporter outer membrane subunit, which translates to MTRRSLWRSFALTPLALALGACITLGPNYHVPQEAAVNSPLAQGPIEGADHAPVSQLGVPANWWQLYDDPTLNELVQEALKSNTDLRVAAANLARSRAVVDVANAQGGFSGSAHAAVERAQVSGEQFLLFEKVPVATLGDLGINVSYEFDLFGKLRRGVEAANADDAAVEAAADLARITVVANVAQAYVESCSAAEELEIAKESLKLQKERVALTKRLRDAGRGNQPDVTRGQTQADTLAADIPRFEGRRHVAQYQLAMLLARAPKDLPPAALACNRLPRLKQPIPVGDGAALLKRRPDVREAERQLAASTARIGVAIAEMYPDVTFGAGVGTIGLTSDLFTPATNAWSFGPLINWTFPANGQRARVRAAEAATGGALAHFDGVVLNALRETQSSLATYAADDQRADSLRTAYTSAQQSADETHRLYAAGREAFLSDLDATRTLTTVHAQVAAAEGQVALDQVRLFLALGGGWEGNQQTLQQQGAQGSHSAPAAAAATSPAPAN; encoded by the coding sequence ATGACACGCCGCAGTCTCTGGCGCAGCTTTGCCCTTACGCCGCTCGCGCTCGCACTGGGCGCGTGCATCACGCTCGGTCCCAACTACCACGTGCCACAGGAAGCCGCAGTCAATTCGCCACTCGCGCAAGGGCCGATCGAAGGCGCGGACCACGCGCCCGTGTCGCAACTGGGCGTGCCCGCCAACTGGTGGCAGCTTTACGACGACCCCACGCTCAACGAGCTCGTGCAGGAAGCGCTGAAGTCGAACACGGACCTGCGCGTCGCGGCCGCGAACCTCGCGCGCTCGCGTGCGGTGGTCGATGTCGCCAACGCACAGGGCGGTTTCTCGGGCAGCGCGCATGCCGCCGTCGAGCGCGCGCAGGTGTCGGGCGAGCAGTTCCTCCTGTTCGAAAAGGTGCCCGTTGCGACCCTGGGCGACCTCGGCATCAACGTGTCTTACGAATTCGATCTGTTCGGCAAGCTCAGGCGCGGCGTGGAAGCCGCGAACGCCGACGACGCGGCCGTGGAAGCCGCCGCCGATCTCGCGCGCATCACCGTGGTCGCCAACGTGGCCCAGGCTTACGTGGAATCGTGCTCGGCAGCTGAGGAGCTGGAGATCGCGAAGGAATCGCTCAAGCTGCAGAAAGAACGCGTGGCGCTCACGAAGCGCCTGCGCGACGCGGGCCGCGGCAACCAGCCCGACGTGACGCGCGGGCAGACTCAGGCCGACACGCTCGCCGCCGATATCCCGCGCTTCGAGGGACGCCGCCACGTGGCCCAGTATCAGCTCGCCATGCTGCTCGCGCGCGCGCCCAAGGATCTGCCCCCCGCCGCGCTCGCGTGCAACCGCCTGCCCAGGCTCAAGCAGCCGATTCCCGTAGGCGACGGCGCCGCGCTCCTCAAGCGCCGGCCCGACGTGCGCGAGGCCGAGCGCCAGCTTGCGGCATCGACGGCGCGCATTGGCGTGGCGATCGCCGAGATGTACCCCGACGTCACGTTCGGCGCGGGCGTGGGCACGATCGGTCTGACCAGCGATCTGTTCACTCCTGCGACCAATGCGTGGTCATTCGGACCCCTGATCAACTGGACCTTCCCGGCCAATGGCCAGCGCGCCCGCGTGCGCGCAGCGGAGGCCGCGACAGGCGGCGCGCTCGCGCACTTCGACGGCGTGGTGCTGAACGCGCTGCGCGAAACGCAGTCGAGCCTCGCGACCTACGCCGCCGACGACCAGCGCGCCGATTCGCTGCGCACGGCCTACACGTCCGCGCAGCAGTCGGCGGACGAAACGCATCGCCTCTATGCGGCGGGCCGCGAAGCGTTCCTCTCCGATCTGGACGCCACGCGCACCCTGACCACCGTGCATGCGCAGGTCGCGGCGGCCGAAGGCCAGGTTGCGCTCGACCAGGTGCGGTTGTTCCTCGCGCTTGGCGGCGGCTGGGAAGGGAATCAGCAAACGCTGCAGCAGCAAGGTGCGCAGGGATCCCACAGCGCGCCGGCAGCCGCCGCGGCGACTTCGCCCGCGCCAGCGAATTAA